The genomic interval CCGTTGTTTCTGAGGAATTTGCATTACCTGCCCTCTCGCCTTTGCCTCCTCCTGACGAACGTTAGCCATTTTTATTTCTAGACCAGCAATCGCATTGTCTACCGCACGTTGTATATTGCTGCGCATAGATGCCAATGTACCTTCCAAATCCTGTACAATTGGGTTTTCCGAAGTACCCCCTTCGGTTAAGCGATTCCTACGTAACAGTGTGTTGTTGTAGGAGCTTATCTGCGTTTCAATATTCGCATCAACCAAGCCCGTATTGTTTGGTATCAATTCGTTATTTTGCGAACCTTCCACCAAATAATCACGCATCATTTCTGCCAATTTCAAATCTGTTTCAATTGCACTACGTTCTGCTTGATATTGCCTGCTATCAGACAAATACATTTGACCCGCCGTTCCGATATCCACTCCCTGGTTCCGAGTTTGCAAACGTTCGATATCGCCTTCTACAGACCCTAATTCCGATTCGATAATCGCCAAACGCTGATGGATAAAATCAGCAGTATTTTCAGCAATCTGATTCTTCGTATCGACCGCGAACTCGTTGTAAACCGTAATTAGTGTCGTGATGATATCCGCCGCCCGTTTTGGTGATGAATCCTCTATTGAAATTTCTAGCAAAGAAGCGTCACTCTCCATCTGAGAGATTTTCAGGCGACTTCCGAAATAAGCTGCCATCTGTTCTCTTGGAAATTTCTGAACATAAATCTCCTTACCATACCAATCTTCCGAATAATAGGGATTAACCGTCAATATCATTTTCCCAACCGGCGTACTTATTGTATCACCCAACTTGGCCTTTATTTCCGTTGCGTCATCACCCTTCGAGAAGTTCGTCAGCAACACCGTTTCTTTGTCCTGAGGAATAGCAGTTAAGCTATAATAAACTTCCTCATGAATACCTTTTATCTGAATCCGGAAAGGAGCATCTTTATACAGCTCAACCGTCCGGAGACCCTCCTGAATAGAATAACTAACATCCGCACCTACGCGACTAACCGCGTTTCTCATCAACTCTTTTGATCGTAGCTGCAGGATTTCACTAGCCACATTAACCATATTATAGAGAGCGTTCGACCGGTTCACCCTAGCGGAAGTGGGTGTATTTGCCGGGGTCTTAATCATCACGGTCTCCGTTTGCCGGTAAACGAAAGTCGACTTACTGTATTGATAATAATAGTATGAGCCAAATATCAATACCGACAAAACGAACCACTTCCAGTGATGAAGAAGATATTTGATAATATCGAGTATGTTAAGGGTCTTACTATGATCGTTAATGCCTGTGCCCGATCTATTTACTGTGCTCATAATGCAAGCTATTTAAATAAATTTATAACTGAAAAAATAAGTGTAACTGAACCAAGAACTGTCGTAAAATAGCGCCATGTTCTTTCTTCACGTATACTGCGTTCCGCTGCTTTTGGCTCTACATAGACAATATCATTCTGCTTTAGATAAAATGCAGGTGAATCAAAAAGATCGTTAGACTGGATATCGGTATAGATCTTAATTCGCTCGCCGTTTTCCTCACGAATCACCGCTACACGATCCGCAGTCGCATTATTCGTTAAACCACCTGACCGAGCTAGTGCCTCTAGCAACGTAATCCGTGAATCAGGAACCGTTAGAACCCCCACACTTCCCACCTCTCCCATCATCACAATCTTCAGATTGATGAGTTCCGCCTTTACAATCGGTTCATCGATATAGCGCTCATCCTTTAACCTCTTTTGCAACATTTGTTTCAATTCCTCTACGGTCTTGTTTTCTACGTGAAGCGTTCCCAAAATCGGAAAAGAGATATTACCATATTCATCTACCAAATAGCCATCCATGGCCGTTTGGCTTGTCGAACTGATATGGCCCGCTTCGTTCATAGAGTACGAGCCTACGCCCGCATTAAACGGAATCGCCAGCTCCGGGTTCTTGGCGCTGATCTCAATTTTAATCCGATCATTCTTTTGAATTCGCAATGGCGGTAAATTAGCCACGCGGTATAACGTATCCGACTTCATGTCTTCTACGTAGACTACTTTTTGTGAAGTGATGCATGAGCTCGTAAAAAGCAATACCAAAATGAGCATCCCCAAGGTAAATTTATTCATAATGTTGTGTTTTAGCTTCTGTGTATAAAGTATTTGTCTCATTTAATTTCTTGTTACATAAATATGCAGCTTCCCTATTTGGCAAGCAATCCAAATAAGCTACCCGTACGTTGCCTATTAACCTTTCAGCAACATCCACCATCTTGGAGTAAAGATTCCGATCCCAACGAATCGACGAGCAACTCGGTAAGATCGCAAGCAATGCGCTCTTACCGTCAATATCCGTCCATACGTTATGTTTCGCTTGCCGCAACCGCACCAAGCCTTTCAGCTCCACACGCAAATTCCGATAGCAAGCTGTTTTTCCGCTCCATGGAGAACCATAGATCCATATTTTACCATCTTCGTCAATACGTACAATTGGGTTATCATCGTTCAGTAATTGTGTACCTTCTATAGATTGCAACCATAAGCGACTGTGCGTACTTTTCCCCGTACCGCTCTTACCTAAGAAAGCAAACCCCTCTTGTTGTCTATAAACAACCGAGGCATGTATCACCATCATTTTGTAGGGTAGCACCGCCTGCGCATATACCACCATCAATAACCAAGATAGTACTGAGCCAGCTTCCAAACGCGGCTCTTCGAAATAAATTATCGATTTCCTAAAATCCTTCGCACTGTGCATTTCACAAGTACTATCCCTACCTTCATATCGTACAGATGTGATATAAGTTTGGTTAGACTCTTCGAACCGAAATCGGTCGCCCCATTGCTGGGAGATGTCACTCAGCAATTGCCGGTCACCCTGCTTTTGTTCGGGTGCAGTCGTCCGTATTTCAACCTCAATACGATCCTCCGCATTCGATGGTACATCGACCATGAAATTCATAAATGAAGGTAAATAGCGCTCAAGTTCTAATGATACTGGGGCATATACCCCTATAAGATGATCCGCAATCTTGTAGTAACTCACGTCTAATTTCCTTTTATCTTGCTCAACTTCTTTCATAGGCAATCATTTGATATAAATTACTTCATCACAATTATTTGCAAGAGCCATATCATGTGTTGCAAAAATCAGGATTTTATCGTCTCCTGCTTCCAGTAAGCGATCCATTAGCAAATCTGACGTCTTTTCGTCCAATGCCGATGTCACTTCGTCAAAGATCCAAATACTACAATCATTGAGCAGAGCCCTGGCAATCGCAATACGCTGTGCCTGACCTTCCGAAAGACCGTAACCGGATTCACCAATGTAGGTATCCAGACCATTAGGTAGGCCATAAACAAACTCCGCACAAGCGATGTATAATACACGTTTTATATCATCCATCGTTGGCGCAACCTCACCAATCGCTAGATTTTCTCTTATCGTACCTGTGAAAAGCTTATCACCCTGTGGCACATAAGCCATATTAGCCCGATGCTTCTTTTTCAGCGAAATCAACCTCTGATCTGCATGAATGTCAATCTGCCCACTATCCGGATCCAACAAGGCCAGCAACAACCGAATAAAGGTTGTCTTCCCTTTACCACTTGCACCTAGTAACGCGGTTGGTTTGCCCACCCGCATCACGGCATGCAAGTTATCAATCACCAAACGATCTTCATATCCAAAGGTCAGTCCGGCAACACGGATGGCTTTAGGCGTTGAAATGATTTCAGCTTCCTCTTCTTCTTCGATATCCACATTCATCAACTCTTGAACCCGCTGAACCGAAGTTCTAAATCGGATAAACAAAGGAACGAAAGCCATCATCCCCAACATAGGCGCCTGAACCCTACCTACCAATTGAAGGAAAGCCGTCATCGTCCCGAATGATATTTCATTCGTATAAAGCCGATATACACCCCAAACAAAAGTCAACAGAAATCCTGCATTCATGACAAGCTTCACCATCCCTTGCGAAAGTGTCGAGAAATTAAGCAGTCGCTTCTTTAACCTGACAAGTTGCTCCTGACTACCCTTCGTTTTTGCCCAACGA from Pedobacter indicus carries:
- a CDS encoding polysaccharide biosynthesis/export family protein; this encodes MNKFTLGMLILVLLFTSSCITSQKVVYVEDMKSDTLYRVANLPPLRIQKNDRIKIEISAKNPELAIPFNAGVGSYSMNEAGHISSTSQTAMDGYLVDEYGNISFPILGTLHVENKTVEELKQMLQKRLKDERYIDEPIVKAELINLKIVMMGEVGSVGVLTVPDSRITLLEALARSGGLTNNATADRVAVIREENGERIKIYTDIQSNDLFDSPAFYLKQNDIVYVEPKAAERSIREERTWRYFTTVLGSVTLIFSVINLFK
- a CDS encoding ABC transporter ATP-binding protein — protein: MNTGLTYQMRWAWSLTKGYRSELFWYFIIELAAIFLSLAFVYWSKQAVDFAIAKDSSALKEALILSAVCLLLAMFGRIFSRWLNERTRIAMLSDLQNSVTRNQMMASWKVVKQLHSGDIQVRIHSDCKEIVYMIGYSWLSFMLTTIRLLASFGFLWSMDPMLALLILAISPLLIFSKVYFKKLRKLNTDTKEAESVFGNVLQENLRFRLSIRVLGMHRTRWAKTKGSQEQLVRLKKRLLNFSTLSQGMVKLVMNAGFLLTFVWGVYRLYTNEISFGTMTAFLQLVGRVQAPMLGMMAFVPLFIRFRTSVQRVQELMNVDIEEEEEAEIISTPKAIRVAGLTFGYEDRLVIDNLHAVMRVGKPTALLGASGKGKTTFIRLLLALLDPDSGQIDIHADQRLISLKKKHRANMAYVPQGDKLFTGTIRENLAIGEVAPTMDDIKRVLYIACAEFVYGLPNGLDTYIGESGYGLSEGQAQRIAIARALLNDCSIWIFDEVTSALDEKTSDLLMDRLLEAGDDKILIFATHDMALANNCDEVIYIK
- a CDS encoding GumC family protein, which encodes MSTVNRSGTGINDHSKTLNILDIIKYLLHHWKWFVLSVLIFGSYYYYQYSKSTFVYRQTETVMIKTPANTPTSARVNRSNALYNMVNVASEILQLRSKELMRNAVSRVGADVSYSIQEGLRTVELYKDAPFRIQIKGIHEEVYYSLTAIPQDKETVLLTNFSKGDDATEIKAKLGDTISTPVGKMILTVNPYYSEDWYGKEIYVQKFPREQMAAYFGSRLKISQMESDASLLEISIEDSSPKRAADIITTLITVYNEFAVDTKNQIAENTADFIHQRLAIIESELGSVEGDIERLQTRNQGVDIGTAGQMYLSDSRQYQAERSAIETDLKLAEMMRDYLVEGSQNNELIPNNTGLVDANIETQISSYNNTLLRRNRLTEGGTSENPIVQDLEGTLASMRSNIQRAVDNAIAGLEIKMANVRQEEAKARGQVMQIPQKQRTMLSIERQQKVKEELYVFLLNKREENALNQAMTEDNMTIIDPASGSASPIAPSRFRKLALGVVIGLMLPTVILLLKLMLDTGIRDRRDIENATSVPFLGEIPFMKNRKGKEGDVLVSKSGRDPLTEAFRILRTNINFMAKSGVPPQVIVFTSFSVGVGKTFSVLNLASTLSYLDKKVAVLDLDLRKGTLTGRVGLTQAKGSSHFLSDQNVSIDDIVHTSKLAPNTDVIPIGVMAPNPVELLLSKRLDDLLRELKERYDYVVVDGVPMGIVADASIVDRIADLTLFVVRVGKMDRRQLPELERVYKEGKLSNLAVVLNGLKLGGNGYGGGYGYGGYGYGYGYGYEASKPRLKILDRFK